The Mesorhizobium koreense genome includes a window with the following:
- a CDS encoding DUF992 domain-containing protein, producing MKTLAPAAAAALFMSIAPAFAAASDQAQEVGRLECVIHGGVGMIVGSSKKLNCTYTPSDPNVPKEDYVGRVTKIGLDVGVTGKSVMQWLVLAPTKSGYGPGALAGDYTGATAEATAGVGAGANLLVGGSDRTFTLQPVSVQAQTGVNVAAGVASFHLESVLK from the coding sequence ATGAAGACGCTCGCACCGGCGGCGGCTGCCGCCTTGTTTATGTCCATAGCTCCCGCCTTTGCCGCGGCATCGGATCAGGCCCAGGAAGTCGGCCGGCTTGAGTGCGTTATCCACGGCGGGGTCGGCATGATCGTCGGTTCGTCGAAGAAGCTGAACTGCACCTATACGCCCTCCGACCCGAACGTTCCGAAGGAGGACTATGTCGGCCGCGTCACCAAGATCGGGCTGGACGTCGGCGTCACCGGCAAATCCGTGATGCAATGGCTGGTGCTCGCCCCGACCAAGAGCGGTTATGGACCGGGCGCGCTCGCCGGCGACTACACGGGTGCTACCGCCGAGGCGACCGCCGGGGTCGGCGCCGGCGCCAACCTCCTGGTGGGCGGCTCCGACCGGACCTTCACGCTGCAGCCTGTCAGCGTCCAGGCGCAGACCGGCGTCAATGTCGCCGCCGGCGTCGCGAGCTTTCATCTGGAGAGCGTGCTGAAATAG
- a CDS encoding amino acid ABC transporter permease, whose protein sequence is MSEGENAAAGEGNATSPFPASEHNYAFRLRVLATWTTLFALFVVFFLNFGLDFPFIIEKFPMLAGLRLTRDGFIQGAALTLFVCFFAIVASIILGLASALSRLSKSAVLYGISTFYTSFFRGTPLLVQIFLIYLGLPQIGPVPRAVPSGIIALSLNYGAYLSEIFRSGILSVPQGQREAGASLGLHRGQIMWTIVLPQAMRIVIPPTGSQFIAMLKDSSLISVMGVWEIMFLAQSFGRASYRYIEMLTTAAVIYWFLSFLFELVQARLEAYYGKGYRQQR, encoded by the coding sequence ATGAGCGAGGGCGAAAACGCGGCAGCCGGGGAGGGGAATGCGACGTCGCCCTTTCCCGCTTCCGAACACAATTACGCGTTCCGGCTGAGGGTGCTCGCGACCTGGACGACGCTTTTTGCGCTCTTCGTCGTCTTCTTCCTGAATTTCGGGCTCGACTTCCCGTTCATCATCGAGAAGTTCCCGATGCTCGCGGGGCTCAGGCTGACGCGCGACGGCTTCATACAGGGTGCTGCGCTGACGCTGTTCGTCTGCTTCTTCGCCATCGTGGCGTCGATCATCCTGGGGCTGGCGTCGGCGCTGTCACGGCTTTCGAAGAGCGCCGTCCTCTACGGCATTTCCACCTTCTATACGTCCTTCTTCCGTGGCACGCCGCTTCTCGTCCAGATATTCCTGATCTATCTCGGCCTGCCGCAGATCGGTCCGGTGCCGCGCGCCGTGCCGTCGGGGATCATCGCGCTTTCGCTGAATTACGGCGCGTATCTCAGTGAGATCTTCCGCTCCGGCATCCTGTCGGTGCCGCAGGGCCAGCGCGAGGCCGGCGCTTCGCTCGGTCTGCATCGTGGTCAGATCATGTGGACGATCGTGCTGCCGCAGGCGATGCGCATCGTCATTCCGCCGACGGGATCGCAGTTCATCGCCATGCTGAAGGATTCCTCGCTCATCTCGGTCATGGGCGTGTGGGAAATCATGTTCCTGGCGCAATCCTTCGGTCGTGCCAGTTATCGCTATATCGAGATGCTGACCACGGCGGCGGTCATCTACTGGTTCCTGTCTTTCCTGTTCGAGCTCGTACAGGCGCGTCTCGAAGCCTATTACGGCAAAGGCTACCGGCAGCAGAGATAG
- a CDS encoding transporter substrate-binding domain-containing protein: MMKILLQSAVIAGMFGLSLASAQAGETLDRVMKNKVLVEVTDQAYPPFSYLNDKGEMDGFDIDVSKEVAKRLGVGYKVETPSWAIITAGNWKGRWDICVCSMTPTTERAQVLDFVNEYYAAPAVIVVNSDNTDIKGAADLNGKKVGAEAGTTYEKYIQKQLVIEVPGQPTVKPDFPFDNAEVVPYDSEDTAFQDLALGSGKRLDAIVSGYMTAKDRVEKSNGKFKIVGDSLYAEPIWVSVDKGDKEWEARIKEIFQAMHDDGTLKNISEKWVGKDISTKP; encoded by the coding sequence ATGATGAAGATTCTGCTGCAATCGGCGGTGATCGCCGGGATGTTCGGCCTGTCCCTGGCTTCGGCCCAGGCCGGGGAGACGCTCGACCGCGTCATGAAGAACAAGGTGCTGGTCGAGGTCACGGACCAGGCCTATCCGCCTTTCTCCTATCTCAACGACAAGGGCGAGATGGATGGCTTCGACATCGACGTTTCCAAGGAAGTCGCGAAGCGGCTCGGCGTCGGCTACAAGGTCGAGACGCCGTCCTGGGCGATCATCACGGCCGGCAATTGGAAGGGCCGTTGGGATATCTGCGTCTGTTCGATGACGCCGACGACCGAGCGCGCACAGGTGCTCGACTTCGTCAACGAATATTATGCGGCGCCTGCGGTGATCGTCGTCAATTCGGATAATACCGATATCAAGGGCGCGGCCGATCTGAACGGCAAGAAGGTCGGGGCAGAGGCCGGCACGACCTACGAGAAATATATCCAGAAACAGCTCGTCATCGAGGTTCCGGGACAGCCCACCGTCAAGCCGGACTTCCCCTTCGACAACGCCGAGGTGGTTCCCTATGATTCCGAGGACACGGCTTTCCAGGACCTCGCACTCGGCAGCGGCAAGCGGCTCGATGCCATCGTCAGCGGCTACATGACCGCAAAGGACCGGGTCGAGAAGTCGAACGGCAAGTTCAAGATCGTTGGCGACAGCCTCTATGCCGAGCCCATCTGGGTTTCCGTCGACAAGGGCGACAAGGAATGGGAAGCCAGGATCAAGGAGATATTCCAGGCGATGCACGATGACGGCACGCTGAAGAATATCTCGGAGAAGTGGGTCGGCAAAGACATCTCGACCAAGCCCTGA